The following is a genomic window from Candidatus Moraniibacteriota bacterium.
GGTTGCGCCTGGCGCTTGTGGGCGCGACAAAGAATGTGCTTGCCGAGACACTTCGGTTGATCGGCGTATCGGCACCGGAGAAAATGTAGATTTCTTACCGAAAGGGCGCGTGCCTTTGACAGTGATTGACACCTTGTTATGCTGACCAAAGTGTCAGCTTTTCTTTTCGAATCTCATTTGGGAATCGTGCAAAGAGGAGTCTTTTATACTTCTTCGTGCTATGTCGACGCCGCTTCATATATTGAAAACACAATTCGGATTCGAATCGTTCCGAGAACATCAGGAAGCGATTATCGAAGCGGTACTCGCAGGGAAAGATGCGTTCGTCCTTATGCCGACCGGAGGAGGAAAGTCTCTCTGCTATCAAATCCCGGCGCTTTTATTGCCTCACGTCACTGTGGTAGTGTCACCACTCATTGCGCTTATGAAGGATCAGGTGGAGGTGCTTCGGGTGGCGGGTGTTGCGGCGGAATATCTCAATTCCTCGCTTTCGATGGATGAGCAAGATCGTGTACTTGCTTCGCTTGCGCGCGGGAAGACGAAACTTCTCTATATCGCTCCCGAGCGGCTCTTTGGCGCGTCATCACTTGTGCCGTTTTTGCAAGAAGTGGGCGTGTCGCTCTTTGCGGTTGATGAGGCGCATTGTATTTCGTCATGGGGACATGATTTCCGTCCGGAATACCGATTTCTCTCCGATCTCAAAAAATTTTTCTCTGGAACGCCGACTCTCGCGCTCACGGCTACAGCAGACAATCTCACGAGTCGAGATATCATTGAGCGGTTGGCGCTCCGGTCGCCCGTCTGCTTTCAGTCGAGCTTTGATCGTCCGAATATCCGCTACGCTATCGAACCAAAAGCGAAGAGCTTCGATCGTCTGCTCCGCTATCTCTCTGCTCGGCGCGGTGACTCCGGCATCATCTACACGCTTTCGAGAAAGTCGGCTGACAGTGTGGCGAAGCGCTTGGCTGATGCGGGGTTCTCGGCGCTTCCGTATCATGCAGGGCTCGATGCGGCCGTGCGCGACCGTCATCAACAGAAGTTCTTGCGCGACGAGACCAAGATTGTCGTGGCAACTATCGCTTTTGGTATGGGGATAAATAAATCCAATGTGCGCTTTGTGGTGCATATGGATCTCCCCAAGAATATCGAAAGTTACTATCAGGAAACGGGCCGGGCAGGCCGGGATGGATTGCCGAGCGAGGCGCTTCTTTTTTACTCTCCGGCGGATGTGCGGAAGCTCGCGCGATTTGCAAAAGTTGATGGAAACGAGGAGCAATCGGCGGTGATGCTTCGTAAACTCAAACAGCTGGCGGATTTATGCGAGGCGTCCGTCTGTCGTCGTCACCTCCTTCTGCGGTATTTCGGCGAATCATCTCCTCAGTCATGCGACGCTTGCGATGTATGCCTTTCTGAACAGACGACTTTTGACGGTACGCTCATTGCGCAAAAACTACTCTCGGCGGTGTTTCGTCTTCATGAGCGGTTCGGCTTGGGCTATACGATCGATGTGCTTCGCGGTTCGAAGTCTGAGAAGATTCGTCCTGAACATCGTGTCCTGAAGACATTTGGTGCGGGCGCTGATATCTCTCGCGAGCTTTGGTTCCGATATGCGAAGGATCTTATCGCGCTTGGGTTCCTCAGGCAAGCGGGCGAGCCATATCCGACACTTTCTCTTACCGAGAAGAGCGCGGCCGTGCTTCGTGGCGAGATACGAGTGATGCTTACTGCATTGGCTGATAATACAAAGAGGGAGGTGAAATCGGAGGCTCCTGAGTATGAAGCGACATTATTCGATCAGCTCAAAGCGCTTCGCACGGAATATGCTCGCAAGGAAAATGTCCCACCCTATATCATTTTCTCTGACGCAACGCTTCTCGAATTGGCGACTTTTCTTCCGACAAATATATCGGAACTGCCTCGCATTTCAGGTTTTGGCGAAGTAAAAACGCGTCGATATGGAAAAGCATTTCTCAACGTTGTTGCGAAGTATTGCGCAGAACACAACCTTTTATCAAGGATGTCGGAGAAGGTATCTGCTCGCTCGCGTCGAAGTCGAAGAAGATAGCGTGGGCGCCGACTCCTCTTTTCTTGCGTCATCTCAATCCACGATCGGAACAGGGCACCTACAAGGGGCGCCCTACCCATACAATTCATCCCCCTTCCACATTTCCGGATTCTTTTCGATATATTTCACAATCAAGTTCCATTCTCGATCATTCCGAATAATGTGTTCGTAATAATTCCGTTGCCATATTGATTTTTCAAATCGCGGGAATTCTTTGGTTTTAACGTGTTGAATGTATTCATTTGCGGTCAACGATTTAAAGGCACCAATAATATTTCCAAGGGTTGTGCCGATCGGGATCGGTAGGGGCGACGGCTTGTCCTCGCCATGTTCCCGATTGTCTGTTTGCGAATAATGTAGATGGGACACCCACAAGGGGCGCCATGCAAAAGGGCGCCCACAAGGGGCGCCCCTACCATTCAGAAACATGATACAATGTTTCTATGTTCTCTTTCTCTCCCGCTTTCTCCTATGAAACTCTCCTGGACACGCGCCATTCAATGGGTTGGCATTCTTGCGGTGTTGGTTTTTGTTGTGGCTCTTCGATATGAGGCACCGTCAGAGGCGGGCATGCAAATGAATGCCTCTCCGGACTCACCCTTCTCCCAATCCCTCCGCGGCTACTGGAAACTCGACGACGGCACTGGCACCAACGCCACGGACTCAAGTGGCAATGGGAACACTCTTGCCATGACTGGATCCCCAAGTTGGGTGACCGGACAAATTGGTCCCTCCGCCCTCGACTTCTCCGGAAGTGGACAGTATCTCTCCATCGCCTCTCCCTCAAGCGCTCTCGACTTTACCGATGGAGCGAGCTTTACATTGACCGGCTGGTTCAATAGAGACACATTTGCCAATGATCACACCATCCTCTCCACCAAGAGCGGACAGTCTACTGAAAGTGATGGCTACATCGCATATATTGACGATGCAACGGATCAGCTTATCATTCGCTTTGATGAAAATGGATCAACCGATGCAAGAACGTTTACATCCACATCCACCTTTACGGCTACCGGTTGGCATAGCTTTGCTCTCTCTTGGAATGAAAGCGCTCCCGATGCCGTTCTCTATATCGATGGTAAACCCGATGGGTCAGGAAGCGGAACCGTCTTTGCCAGTATGGGAGATCTTTCCAACTCAAATGCTTTCTACATTGGTGCTGAAACCGATGCTGGGAATCCTTTCGATGGCAAACTCGATGATATCCGTATCTATGGTTATGCCCTCAGTGCTGAGCAGGTGAAGAAACTGTACAACACCACCGCTCCCACCCAACCCGTTGATACAAGCTTAGTAGGACACTGGACCTTTGATGGGACGGATATACAGGGGACCACCGCAATTGATAGAAGCAGCTTTGGGAATAACGGGACGATAACGGGAGCAACGAAGACTATTGGGAAGTTGGGTCAGGCACTCAGTTTTAATGGGACGAGTGATTATGTGGATGTAGGAACAGCGCTAGATTGTAGCGGCACCAAAACAGTCAGTCTTTGGTTTAAAGAACTTGGCAATGAAGATACGCTCTTTTTCTCATCGACAGGTGGAACGAGCGACTATATTTTAATTGAGTTCTATAATTCAGATAGGATAGCAGTCGAGGTGGAAGATACATATCCAAGTTCAAAAAGCAGGCAAGTGAGTGGATTTAATACGGATGAATGGTATCATCTCGTTGTAACCAAAACAGCAGGAGGTGTTACTGGTATTTATGTTAATGGTTTTGATGAAGCTGGATCTGGAGGTAATTTCTCACCGTTTGGAGGAACGAACAAAACATATATCGGCAGACATCCAAGCGGAGGATATTTTGAAGGATCAATTGACGATGTACGCATCTACAATCGCACGCTTTCCACAACGGAAATCACAAATTTGTATAATTTGGGGAAATAGGGAATAACGAAAAAACTATGAGGAGGAAAGTATTTTTGAGTTCAATGGGAGTTTTAATGAGTTTCTTCTTGGTGCAGGAAGCAACTGCATCGCCTTCGATTTCTTCTGTTTCTGGCACATGGAATCACAAGTCCACGATCACAGTGAGTGGTTTAGGATTTGGTACGAAGGCTACCGTGGCGCCGATAGTGTGGGATGATGCATCGGGGAGTAACATTTTGAATAACTGGAGTGGCGCATGGCCGACGTCAGCGGCGGGGTCGTCGCAAATGAATTATTATTTACCAATGCGCGGAGTCGCTCTACCTCACAACAACATTACAAAATATATAGCAGGTTGTATAAGCGGTGGTGGTGCTGATACTGGCAATAATGCAGATTTATTTAAAACAATTTCAAATGTACAATTCCCGTCTTATATGTATGTTTCTTGGTATCATAGAGCTGATCCGGCATGGGTATTTACAGGAAGTGAACACAACTACAAATTGTTTGATTGGTCTATTGGAACCGAGCCGATGGGTAGTGACAACTGGTATTTCGAATATAATCCGCCGCCTTTAAACAATACACCTACCGGTTCGGATCCATTCAATGATCCGAACTATCATACCAATAACAATGGTGGTATGGGAATGTTCAGTACATGGGGTGATTATGCCTATAAACCAATGAATGGATGGGTCAAACTCGAACTTGAGATAAGATTCGACAGAACAGCATCAGGATATGTAAAAGCTTGGGAAAATGGGAAACAAGTTTTTAATAATAGTGGCGTAACAGATGCTACATCTGGATCGCAGAGAACGGTTACTGTGGGCGGATATACAATGCCGAGAAGTAGTAACCAATGGATGTATTTTGCTGACGTCTATATTGATACTGCCCGCCAGCGTATTGTCCTTGCTAACAACCCCAATATCAACAACGCCACCATTAAAGAAGTCCAGATCCCGAGCGCATGGAACGATACGTCAATCAGCCTCTCTTCCAATCTTGGTAAGTTCACGAGCGGTCAAACCGCATACCTCTTTGTCTATGACTCGACCGGCACACCAAATACAACTGGTTATCCGGTGACGATCGGCGGCGGAGGTGGTGGTGACACCACTCCTCCCACTTCTCCCACCAACCTTGTCGCAAATGCCACCAGCCAATCAAGCATTACCGTCTCTTGGACTGCTGCTACTGACAACATCGGAGTAGCAGGCTACCAAGTGGAACATTGTTCTCCTTCTGGTTGCTCCACATTTACCCAAGTAGGAACTCCAACATCTTCTCCTTTTATTGATTCAGGATTAACAGCAAATGCCTTCTACAACTACCACGTCCGTGCCGTCGATGCTGCCGGCAATACTTCAGGCTGGAGCAATGTTGTGGGAGCAACTACTCAAGCCGCTTCACAAACGCCCACCATCTCCCTCTCTGCAAACCCGACGAGTATCACCTCCGGACAATCCAGTACTCTTACTTGGAGTTCCACTAACGCCACTAGCTGTACGGCTTCCGGAAGTTGGTCTGGTACCAAAGCCACAAGCGGCACCCAGTCTGTTTCTCCCGCCACAACGAGTACCTACACCCTCACCTGTACCGGTACGGGAGGAGCGACCAATCAGAGCGCGACGGTAACGGTGGGGAGTGGAGGAAGTAATGTTTCTATGAATGAGTGCTCAACAATGCAAAATGGTTGGATTTTCTGCAATGACTTCGATACCAATGTCACCACTGATACGCAACGAAGAGCACAGTGGGATGATTATGACGGCGCGACCGACGTCAACTTCCCACAGGACAATGGACCATCGCAGAATTCCAGCAACCATGTTGCCCAATTCCTCATTCCACAGAATGCGTCTGCCGGTGCCGATCTTGTCAAAGTTTTTGGCAGTTCCTATCAGAAACTCTATCTGCGCTACTACACCAAATACGCTACTGGTTTTCCATTTACCATGGGGAATCATGGAGGAGGCTTAACCGCAGGTGATCGAGCACATCTCGCTACCTCTGGCTATCGACCTGGTGATCCAGCAACGCCAAGTGGTTCCGACGAATGGGCGGACTTTCGAGTGCAGTACAATAAGGGATCGAATCCGATTCCCTACGCTTACTCATACAATGTTGGCATGTATCAAGACTGTCCAAGCTCTGGAAGCTGCTTTGGAGATTCTTACCCGTGCGTCTATGACAGCGGCCAATCCTACTGTACAAAAGCTGTTGATCGACCAACAGCCACTATGCCGACTATTACAGCTGGTAACTGGCATTGTGTCGAGGAAACGGTTGATATGGGAACAGCGGGACAGTCAAATGGAACATTTCAGCTTACATGGGATGGCGCCTATGCAGGCAATCTGGTCAATATGCATTTCCGAAACAATGCAAACAATTTGTTACACAATCTCTACTTATCGCTCTACAGTGGTGATGCGACGCATGCTCTAGCTGATCAGCGACTCGACAATATCGTTGTCTCCACACAGCCCATTGGGTGTGGGAACACCTCCACCCCCGACACCACCCCTCCCACCAGTCCAACCAACCTCGCTGCCAATGCCACCAGTGAGTCCAGCATCACCGTCTCTTGGGACCCAGCAACCGACAACATTGGAGTCACTGGCTACCAAGTCGAACGCTGTCTTGGTCTCTCATGCTCCAACTTTACTCAAGTCGGAACTACCACAAGCTCTCCCCTTACAGACTCCAACCTGACCGCTTCTACCGGCTACTCCTACCATGTAAGAGCTGTCGATGCCGCAGGGAACACCAGTGACTGGTCTAATGTCGTCGGTACAACGACTCAAGGTACACCCACCCCCACCTCCTGCTCCACCGTCACCCCCACCAACTTCACCACCTCAACCTACACCGGCTACGGTGCTCCCTATGACGTCTTTGTGAGTAACACTCCTCTTATCTCCACCACCTGTACCAGCAGCGATACCCACACGATAAACGCTACCCTCGGTATTACCGGAGACACTACCCGTATCGTCTACACCAAAGGCTACTACTATGATCCCGGTATATCTGACTGGACCTCCTTCACCGGAACCTGTACCGGAGCCTTGAATGGAGACTGGTGCCAAGGAAGTGTCTCTGCCACTCTCACCGATACCGATATCTCTACAGCAAGCGCTTCCGATCCCGCCTACCTGGTCGGTATGACCTGTAGCATACAGGGAGGTACGTGGAAGTGCGGATGCAGAGACACAACGTGTTCTACGTTCTACTGGCAGGTGCAGGGGGCGGGACTCTGAAATCGGAGAGGGAAAAGGGAAATGCGACAACACAGAGGCGAGAGTCTCTTGTGGTGTTGTTTTGGGCGGGGTTAGGTGCTTTTTCTGTTGCCTTGTCTTTCTCTGCTGACCTATTTCTTTGGTTAAAGATATCCATGGTACAATAAAGACATATATTTTTTGTGATGCGCCTATGCCGCAGCCACACGGACTCGGGAGGGGGTTGTCTTCGCTTATTCCGCAAAATCAGAAGAAGTCGGAAGTATCAACTGGGGACAGTCCCCAGCCTGTTTCATCGGCAGCTACCGCTCAAAAGGCGAGTCCATTTGGTGTGAAGATGGCGCCGCTTCAGAAGCTGCCGCCTGTGCCTTCTGAAACAAGAGAGAAAAGTGTGAAATCGGCTGATCAAACTATCGCATCGGGCGCCTCCTCGGGTGTATCACAAAAACAGCAGGGTCTGTCCTCTCCAGTGTTTGATATTCCGGCGGTGCAGGTGGAAAATCCGAGCAGTCCTACGGAAATGTCATCAAGTTCTGTTGAAAATCCGCCGGTATCGACGGGAGAGGGGGTGGCACTGTCAGTGCCTATTGGGAACGTGATACCAAATCCGCATCAGCCACGCATACAATTCAGCGAAGAAAAGCTCATGGAGCTCGCGCAATCAATCAAAGAGCATGGCATTCTCCAGCCGCTCATTGTGACGCGCTCAGGGGGTAATTTTGAGCTTATAGCGGGGGAACGCCGATTGCAGGCGGCGCGAATTGTCGGTCTTTCGGAAGTGCCGGTTATTGTGCGCGAGGCGGAGAATCAGGAAAAATTTGAGCTGGCTATTATTGAGAACATTCAGAGACACGATCTCAATCCGATCGAGGAAGCAAGAGCGTATGATCGGCTCTCGAAAGAATTTCAATTGTCGCAAGAATCCATAGCGAAGAAAATGGGGAGAAGCCGGAGTGCTATTGCCAATACGATGCGGCTTTTGCAGCTGCCGGTCGATATACAGCGCGCCGTTGCTGATGATAAGATTTCCGAAGGGCACGCAAAGGCATTGCTTGCTATCGATAATGCTGAGAAGCAGCGCGCGCTTTTTGAGATGATCGTGCAGCAGAGTCTCACTGTGCGTGAAGCGGAAGCAAAGTCTCGAGGTGTTTCGACTCGACCTCCGAAGAGAGTATCGAAGGATCCGGAAATCGAAGGTCGGGAGAATACTTTGTCAGAAATATTTGGCACAAAAGTTCGCATCGCCAAGACAGCTTCCGGCGGAACAATTCGCATCGAGTATTTCTCCGATGAAGAGTTTAAAAATATCTTCTCGAAACTTTCCGGAAAACATGAAGACGGAACCGGCAGTATGTGATCGCCTTTTTTGACGCTGCTTTCTGCTTTTGAGCGTCGCAGTCTCTCTTGGTCTGCTCAAAGGTAATTATCGCCTTTTTCTTGCCGTATCTTTTCCAAGAGTGTCTTCATTTCGGAAACCTTGTCTTTGCTGGCGACTAAAATACAGTCGTCTGTTTC
Proteins encoded in this region:
- the recQ gene encoding DNA helicase RecQ encodes the protein MSTPLHILKTQFGFESFREHQEAIIEAVLAGKDAFVLMPTGGGKSLCYQIPALLLPHVTVVVSPLIALMKDQVEVLRVAGVAAEYLNSSLSMDEQDRVLASLARGKTKLLYIAPERLFGASSLVPFLQEVGVSLFAVDEAHCISSWGHDFRPEYRFLSDLKKFFSGTPTLALTATADNLTSRDIIERLALRSPVCFQSSFDRPNIRYAIEPKAKSFDRLLRYLSARRGDSGIIYTLSRKSADSVAKRLADAGFSALPYHAGLDAAVRDRHQQKFLRDETKIVVATIAFGMGINKSNVRFVVHMDLPKNIESYYQETGRAGRDGLPSEALLFYSPADVRKLARFAKVDGNEEQSAVMLRKLKQLADLCEASVCRRHLLLRYFGESSPQSCDACDVCLSEQTTFDGTLIAQKLLSAVFRLHERFGLGYTIDVLRGSKSEKIRPEHRVLKTFGAGADISRELWFRYAKDLIALGFLRQAGEPYPTLSLTEKSAAVLRGEIRVMLTALADNTKREVKSEAPEYEATLFDQLKALRTEYARKENVPPYIIFSDATLLELATFLPTNISELPRISGFGEVKTRRYGKAFLNVVAKYCAEHNLLSRMSEKVSARSRRSRRR
- a CDS encoding LamG domain-containing protein, with the translated sequence MKLSWTRAIQWVGILAVLVFVVALRYEAPSEAGMQMNASPDSPFSQSLRGYWKLDDGTGTNATDSSGNGNTLAMTGSPSWVTGQIGPSALDFSGSGQYLSIASPSSALDFTDGASFTLTGWFNRDTFANDHTILSTKSGQSTESDGYIAYIDDATDQLIIRFDENGSTDARTFTSTSTFTATGWHSFALSWNESAPDAVLYIDGKPDGSGSGTVFASMGDLSNSNAFYIGAETDAGNPFDGKLDDIRIYGYALSAEQVKKLYNTTAPTQPVDTSLVGHWTFDGTDIQGTTAIDRSSFGNNGTITGATKTIGKLGQALSFNGTSDYVDVGTALDCSGTKTVSLWFKELGNEDTLFFSSTGGTSDYILIEFYNSDRIAVEVEDTYPSSKSRQVSGFNTDEWYHLVVTKTAGGVTGIYVNGFDEAGSGGNFSPFGGTNKTYIGRHPSGGYFEGSIDDVRIYNRTLSTTEITNLYNLGK
- a CDS encoding fibronectin type III domain-containing protein, translating into MRRKVFLSSMGVLMSFFLVQEATASPSISSVSGTWNHKSTITVSGLGFGTKATVAPIVWDDASGSNILNNWSGAWPTSAAGSSQMNYYLPMRGVALPHNNITKYIAGCISGGGADTGNNADLFKTISNVQFPSYMYVSWYHRADPAWVFTGSEHNYKLFDWSIGTEPMGSDNWYFEYNPPPLNNTPTGSDPFNDPNYHTNNNGGMGMFSTWGDYAYKPMNGWVKLELEIRFDRTASGYVKAWENGKQVFNNSGVTDATSGSQRTVTVGGYTMPRSSNQWMYFADVYIDTARQRIVLANNPNINNATIKEVQIPSAWNDTSISLSSNLGKFTSGQTAYLFVYDSTGTPNTTGYPVTIGGGGGGDTTPPTSPTNLVANATSQSSITVSWTAATDNIGVAGYQVEHCSPSGCSTFTQVGTPTSSPFIDSGLTANAFYNYHVRAVDAAGNTSGWSNVVGATTQAASQTPTISLSANPTSITSGQSSTLTWSSTNATSCTASGSWSGTKATSGTQSVSPATTSTYTLTCTGTGGATNQSATVTVGSGGSNVSMNECSTMQNGWIFCNDFDTNVTTDTQRRAQWDDYDGATDVNFPQDNGPSQNSSNHVAQFLIPQNASAGADLVKVFGSSYQKLYLRYYTKYATGFPFTMGNHGGGLTAGDRAHLATSGYRPGDPATPSGSDEWADFRVQYNKGSNPIPYAYSYNVGMYQDCPSSGSCFGDSYPCVYDSGQSYCTKAVDRPTATMPTITAGNWHCVEETVDMGTAGQSNGTFQLTWDGAYAGNLVNMHFRNNANNLLHNLYLSLYSGDATHALADQRLDNIVVSTQPIGCGNTSTPDTTPPTSPTNLAANATSESSITVSWDPATDNIGVTGYQVERCLGLSCSNFTQVGTTTSSPLTDSNLTASTGYSYHVRAVDAAGNTSDWSNVVGTTTQGTPTPTSCSTVTPTNFTTSTYTGYGAPYDVFVSNTPLISTTCTSSDTHTINATLGITGDTTRIVYTKGYYYDPGISDWTSFTGTCTGALNGDWCQGSVSATLTDTDISTASASDPAYLVGMTCSIQGGTWKCGCRDTTCSTFYWQVQGAGL
- a CDS encoding ParB/RepB/Spo0J family partition protein, with translation MPQPHGLGRGLSSLIPQNQKKSEVSTGDSPQPVSSAATAQKASPFGVKMAPLQKLPPVPSETREKSVKSADQTIASGASSGVSQKQQGLSSPVFDIPAVQVENPSSPTEMSSSSVENPPVSTGEGVALSVPIGNVIPNPHQPRIQFSEEKLMELAQSIKEHGILQPLIVTRSGGNFELIAGERRLQAARIVGLSEVPVIVREAENQEKFELAIIENIQRHDLNPIEEARAYDRLSKEFQLSQESIAKKMGRSRSAIANTMRLLQLPVDIQRAVADDKISEGHAKALLAIDNAEKQRALFEMIVQQSLTVREAEAKSRGVSTRPPKRVSKDPEIEGRENTLSEIFGTKVRIAKTASGGTIRIEYFSDEEFKNIFSKLSGKHEDGTGSM